Proteins co-encoded in one Tursiops truncatus isolate mTurTru1 chromosome 17, mTurTru1.mat.Y, whole genome shotgun sequence genomic window:
- the CCDC166 gene encoding coiled-coil domain-containing protein 166, which produces MVPKRKRGPSAWGRSGAAGEGTEPPQSESAQYLQREYKLLSEQLDACEERVDQELQENAFLDCEAQRLREENRLYASYVSTRAQRCANAIVRLEEQNRVDLTEIHRQRAELASLYRRREEGVCAQLLEMETRAAQMARQVQELQPYKELQLEQLARIRALERELLHMRVEHMQLLHRMKRCFQEEKAAFEREARQRVQSLAWRAEREAARALIAHTQAIREDNGRLRQELLRLQRRAQVLHDTRRQLLEQREQLRREHEDMRNLAHVHSWLRRGPEGPPLWQPPLANSHPEHFASTTIQSRATSWAPSVSASRKPSQVSWRAASWAPSLLSKLAVPWVPSLVPSRVGSRVLSLAPSKAESRVPCQDPSHASSRVPSLTLSRPGSRVPSLTPPRLDSWAPSRSSLRAASQNTTLFGKSVPGSGSSRPPVEGDRECDAAGEGALGRS; this is translated from the exons ATGGTGCCCAAGAGGAAGCGCGGGCCGAGCGCCTGGGGCCGGTCTGGCGCGGCAGGAGAGGGCACCGAGCCGCCGCAATCGGAGAGCGCTCAGTACTTGCAGCGAGAATACAAACTGCTCTCGGAGCAGCTGGACGCCTGCGAGGAGCGCGTCGACCAGGAGCTGCAGGAGAACGCCTTCCTGGACTGCGAGGCGCAGCGCCTGCGCGAGGAGAACCGGCTCTACGCCAGCTACGTGAGCACGCGCGCGCAGCGCTGCGCCAACGCTATCGTCCGGCTGGAGGAGCAGAACCGCGTGGACCTGACGGAGATCCACCGGCAGCGCGCAGAGCTGGCGTCGCTCTACCGCCGGCGTGAGGAGGGGGTGTGCGCGCAGCTGCTGGAGATGGAGACGCGCGCGGCGCAGATGGCGCGACAGGTGCAGGAGCTGCAGCCCTACAAG GAGCTGCAGCTGGAGCAGCTGGCCCGGATCCGGGCGCTGGAGCGCGAGCTGCTGCATATGCGCGTGGAGCACATGCAGCTGCTCCATCGCATGAAGCGGTGTTTCCAGGAGGAAAAAGCAGCCTTCGAGCGCGAGGCGCGCCAGCGCGTGCAGTCCCTGGCGTGGCGCGCGGAGCGGGAGGCGGCGCGCGCGCTCATCGCGCACACACAGGCCATCAGAGAGGACAACGGGCGCCTGCGGCAGGAGCTGCTGCGGCTGCAACGCCGGGCCCAGGTGCTGCACGACACGCGGCGCCAGTTGCTGGAGCAGCGTGAACAGCTGCGGCGCGAGCACGAGGACATGCGGAACCTGGCCCACGTGCACAGCTGGCTGCGCCGGGGCCCCGAGGGCCCGCCGCTTTGGCAACCGCCGCTGGCCAACTCGCACCCTGAGCACTTCGCCTCCACCACGATCCAGTCGCGCGCGACCTCCTGGGCCCCATCAGTCTCGGCCTCCCGGAAGCCGTCTCAGGTCTCGTGGCGCGCGGCCTCTTGGGCCCCATCGTTGCTGTCGAAGCTCGCGGTTCCCTGGGTCCCGTCATTGGTCCCGTCGCGTGTTGGCTCCAGGGTCCTGTCGCTGGCCCCTTCGAAGGCGGAATCACGGGTCCCATGCCAGGACCCATCGCATGCGAGCTCCAGGGTCCCGTCCTTGACCTTGTCGCGCCCAGGCTCCCGAGTCCCGTCCCTGACCCCGCCACGCCTGGATTCCTGGGCCCCTTCGCGGTCCTCATTGCGTGCCGCCTCACAGAACACCACCCTCTTTGGGAAGTCCGTCCCCGGGTCGGGCTCTTCCCGTCCCCCAGTCGAAGGAGACCGTGAATGTGACGCTGCAGGCGAAGGCGCCTTGGGGAGATCCTGA